A single Chryseobacterium sp. DNA region contains:
- the pepE gene encoding dipeptidase PepE produces the protein MNIILASTSTIFGGEYLEYLREELIQLYKGIDEIVFIPFARPGGISHDEYTAKARSFFETMTIKVKGLHEFENKAEALNQAKGYFTGGGNTFLLVKTLHEEGLMSVLKENVTAGKSYLGCSAGSNIGGQNMKTTNDMPIVYPPSFDCMGLVPFNINPHYLDPNPDLKHNGETRETRIKEFLTQNDIKVVGLREGNWIRRIGDTITVEGSELTRIFEKDKEPYEIESGSRL, from the coding sequence ATGAATATCATATTAGCTTCAACATCCACCATTTTCGGTGGAGAATATCTGGAATATTTAAGAGAAGAATTAATCCAATTATATAAAGGAATTGATGAAATTGTCTTTATCCCATTTGCCAGACCCGGCGGTATTTCTCATGATGAATACACAGCGAAAGCAAGATCCTTCTTTGAAACCATGACTATTAAGGTAAAAGGCCTTCATGAATTTGAAAATAAAGCTGAGGCACTGAACCAGGCTAAAGGATATTTTACAGGAGGCGGAAATACATTTTTATTGGTGAAAACACTCCATGAAGAGGGGCTGATGTCTGTTTTAAAAGAGAATGTAACCGCCGGCAAATCTTATCTGGGTTGCAGCGCCGGAAGTAATATCGGAGGCCAGAATATGAAAACCACGAACGATATGCCGATTGTTTACCCGCCAAGCTTCGACTGTATGGGGCTGGTTCCGTTCAATATCAATCCGCATTATCTTGATCCGAATCCTGACTTGAAACACAATGGAGAAACCAGAGAAACCAGGATCAAAGAATTTCTTACCCAGAATGATATCAAAGTAGTAGGGCTCAGAGAAGGAAACTGGATCAGAAGAATTGGAGATACCATAACCGTTGAGGGAAGCGAACTGACAAGGATTTTTGAAAAGGATAAAGAACCTTATGAGATAGAATCCGGAAGCAGACTTTAA
- a CDS encoding YdeI/OmpD-associated family protein, giving the protein MKDNHFEAPLEIIGINPFVFVPEEILDHIFEAAGKNKSPVPVRGTVNGKEFQQNLMKYLGEWRLYVNVLMLKNSPKRIGEVIEVVLEYDGSDRRISIHPQLEKAIRESDLATANFEKLIPSRRYELIRYIHNLKTEAAIHRNIEKIIRHLHGETDFFGKRID; this is encoded by the coding sequence ATGAAAGACAACCATTTTGAAGCTCCATTGGAAATCATCGGAATCAACCCATTTGTTTTTGTTCCGGAAGAAATTCTGGATCATATTTTTGAAGCTGCAGGGAAGAATAAAAGCCCGGTTCCGGTGAGAGGAACTGTGAACGGCAAGGAATTTCAACAGAACCTGATGAAGTATTTAGGAGAATGGAGACTGTATGTCAATGTACTGATGCTGAAAAATTCTCCCAAAAGAATAGGAGAAGTCATCGAGGTTGTATTAGAGTATGACGGTTCTGACAGACGTATTTCCATCCATCCCCAATTGGAAAAGGCGATCAGAGAAAGTGATCTGGCTACAGCCAATTTTGAAAAACTGATTCCTTCAAGACGATATGAGCTGATCCGCTACATCCATAATTTGAAAACCGAAGCCGCTATCCATCGGAATATTGAAAAAATCATCCGGCATCTGCACGGTGAAACAGATTTTTTTGGTAAAAGGATTGATTAA
- the fsa gene encoding fructose-6-phosphate aldolase yields MKFFIDTANLEQIKEAKDLGILDGVTTNPSLMAKEGIQGAEAIKNHYKTICELVDGDISAEVLSTTYEEMIKEGDELAAIHPNIVVKIPMIKDGIKALKYFSDKGIKTNCTLIFSAGQALLAAKAGATYVSPFLGRLDDISTDGLNLIQEIRLIFDNYMFETEILAASIRHSMHIIDCAKIGADVITSPLPPILSLLKHPLTDSGLAQFIADSQKLA; encoded by the coding sequence ATGAAATTTTTTATTGACACAGCTAATTTAGAGCAAATCAAAGAAGCTAAAGACCTTGGTATTTTAGATGGGGTAACCACTAATCCTTCATTAATGGCTAAAGAAGGAATCCAGGGAGCTGAAGCAATCAAAAACCATTACAAAACGATCTGCGAACTTGTAGATGGAGATATTTCTGCTGAAGTACTTTCTACCACTTATGAAGAAATGATCAAGGAAGGAGACGAATTGGCTGCCATCCACCCGAATATCGTGGTAAAGATCCCGATGATCAAAGATGGTATCAAAGCATTAAAGTATTTTTCCGATAAGGGGATCAAAACCAACTGTACCTTGATCTTTTCAGCTGGACAGGCTCTTTTGGCAGCAAAAGCAGGGGCTACCTATGTTTCTCCATTCTTGGGAAGACTGGATGATATTTCTACAGACGGCTTAAATCTTATTCAGGAGATCAGATTGATTTTTGACAACTATATGTTTGAAACAGAAATCTTAGCAGCATCTATCCGTCACTCAATGCATATCATTGACTGTGCTAAAATCGGAGCCGATGTTATTACCTCTCCTCTTCCTCCGATCTTGAGCTTATTAAAACACCCTTTAACAGACAGTGGACTGGCTCAGTTTATTGCAGATTCCCAGAAATTAGCGTAA
- a CDS encoding sugar O-acetyltransferase, which produces MTEKEKCAAGLLYNANFDQELIRERIACKDLCTEYNGLKNSDTEKREELIKRILGKTKKNICIEPSFWCDYGYNIDVGEHFYANHNLVILDCARVTFGDHVFIGPNCSFYTAGHPLDVKQRNEGLEYAHPITVGNNVWLGGNVVVLPGVNIGNNAVIGAGSVVTKDIPENTVAVGNPCKVVKNIEQQ; this is translated from the coding sequence ATGACAGAAAAGGAAAAATGTGCCGCCGGACTTTTATACAATGCCAATTTTGACCAGGAATTGATCCGTGAACGGATCGCCTGCAAAGATTTATGTACGGAATACAATGGACTGAAGAATTCTGATACGGAAAAGAGAGAAGAATTAATCAAAAGAATTCTGGGCAAAACAAAGAAAAATATATGTATAGAGCCTTCTTTCTGGTGTGATTACGGGTATAATATTGACGTGGGTGAACACTTTTATGCCAATCATAACCTTGTGATCTTAGATTGTGCCCGGGTTACATTTGGAGATCATGTTTTTATCGGCCCCAACTGCAGTTTCTATACAGCAGGGCATCCGCTGGATGTAAAACAGAGAAATGAAGGACTGGAATATGCCCACCCGATTACGGTAGGAAATAATGTCTGGTTAGGCGGTAATGTGGTTGTTTTGCCAGGAGTGAATATTGGAAATAATGCGGTGATAGGAGCGGGAAGCGTGGTTACCAAAGATATTCCGGAGAATACAGTAGCAGTAGGGAATCCCTGTAAAGTGGTTAAAAATATTGAACAGCAGTAG
- a CDS encoding GLPGLI family protein translates to MKNKILFFMLLGVLTSAQVNRFFYEYKFILDSHNKEDVKKEMMLLDIDKNGSSYYSHDKFVADSIGKAELEKQLKAGGGSISVNRREKPGQVSYKVTKQYPDFKTYLFRNISMDKYKIREDKKPEWKIQPDKQKIGDYNTQKATTSFGGREWTAWFAADIPFQDGPYKFYGLPGLIVKIEDATGSHSMTLIGNKTLKTADSEKDPQLPDNVKLLGLFGKEIEVTKDQFKKAWKIYVNDPTKNMRELMMKNGGDSNTKFAFKVKTSDGKEISDPNQAFREMEKRTKESLQKDNNPIEPDLVN, encoded by the coding sequence ATGAAAAATAAAATACTGTTCTTTATGCTGCTGGGAGTACTCACCAGTGCCCAGGTCAACCGGTTTTTTTACGAATACAAATTTATCCTGGACTCCCATAACAAGGAAGACGTGAAAAAGGAAATGATGCTTCTGGATATAGACAAAAATGGATCAAGCTATTATAGTCATGATAAGTTTGTAGCCGATTCCATCGGAAAAGCAGAGCTTGAAAAACAGCTGAAAGCAGGAGGCGGGAGTATCAGTGTCAACAGAAGGGAAAAACCGGGCCAGGTTTCCTATAAGGTAACCAAGCAGTATCCTGATTTTAAAACATATCTGTTCAGAAATATATCCATGGATAAATACAAAATCAGGGAGGATAAAAAACCGGAATGGAAAATACAGCCTGATAAGCAGAAAATTGGAGACTACAATACTCAGAAAGCGACCACAAGCTTTGGGGGAAGAGAATGGACAGCCTGGTTTGCTGCAGATATTCCTTTCCAGGATGGACCTTACAAATTTTATGGACTGCCGGGGCTGATTGTTAAGATTGAAGATGCCACAGGCTCTCACAGCATGACGCTGATCGGAAATAAAACCTTAAAGACGGCAGATTCTGAAAAAGATCCGCAGCTTCCTGACAATGTAAAACTATTAGGATTATTCGGAAAAGAAATTGAAGTGACCAAAGATCAGTTTAAAAAAGCCTGGAAAATTTATGTGAATGATCCCACAAAGAATATGAGGGAACTGATGATGAAAAATGGAGGTGATTCCAACACTAAATTCGCCTTTAAAGTGAAAACATCCGACGGCAAAGAGATTTCTGATCCTAACCAGGCATTCAGAGAAATGGAAAAAAGAACGAAAGAATCCTTACAGAAAGATAATAATCCGATCGAACCGGATCTGGTGAACTAA
- a CDS encoding M56 family metallopeptidase translates to MEALLLYFGKVILCSGVMFLYYQLSLKDKTFHHYNRFYLLSAMLISLLLPLIRIEDFTIEVNSDVYMLLDKIQNFNTQKNIDHGHIYFNIIFSALGLVSLYFLGKLLYGIFKIQQLKNQFRKESFDGINFYSTDLTEAPFSYFKNLFWKNTIMLNSEVGKQILKHEMVHIEQKHSFDKIFIEVITSVLWFNPFFHIIKREINLIHEYLADKKAVKHSDTKAFAQMLLASHFSGTQLPASSPFLSSNLKKRLKMLQKPKTKFGYARRIFALPVLFTIAFAYMVNAENKEIEKTNLTIEKTVSQIQKDTVRPGKTEQEKINELVIINGDHEKKLAEIEKKLKEKGKELHQLKPESKAFHKKIEEINSLAEEIGSIAAINAERKGNSYFKSDEWKNRVQELEKIGVEMPDLSNLDVDVDFPEPPAAPGAPGTPPAPPAAPRSPKVIYFKNNTVHYKDLSPKEKDEVRQALKDARKAIKESEKARRESDKMRITADRARFESEKVRIDVDKIRKEAEKAARTEAGKIASESMKNFKETSFITSNSSPKVMVMQADYIKRDGKGNISLNGIKNYKMSGWDNAKYYIDGREVSKEELDALKPENIASMNVMKENKVRGSQGEIRIQTKK, encoded by the coding sequence ATGGAAGCCTTACTTCTATACTTTGGAAAAGTAATTTTATGCTCCGGTGTAATGTTTCTGTATTACCAGTTGTCTTTAAAAGACAAGACATTCCATCATTATAACAGATTTTACCTGTTATCTGCAATGCTGATTTCATTATTGTTGCCCCTGATCAGGATAGAGGACTTTACAATTGAAGTGAACAGTGATGTGTATATGCTTCTTGATAAGATTCAAAATTTTAATACACAAAAAAATATAGACCATGGTCACATTTATTTTAACATTATTTTTTCAGCTCTGGGATTGGTTTCTCTCTATTTTTTAGGGAAATTGCTCTATGGGATTTTTAAAATCCAGCAGCTTAAAAACCAGTTTCGGAAAGAAAGTTTTGACGGGATTAATTTTTACAGTACCGACTTGACAGAAGCTCCGTTTTCATATTTTAAGAATCTTTTCTGGAAAAATACCATTATGCTGAATTCTGAAGTAGGAAAGCAAATTCTGAAACATGAAATGGTACATATTGAGCAGAAACACTCATTTGATAAGATCTTTATTGAAGTGATCACCTCTGTTCTATGGTTCAATCCGTTCTTTCATATCATCAAAAGAGAAATTAACCTGATTCATGAATATCTGGCTGATAAAAAAGCCGTAAAACATTCGGACACCAAAGCATTTGCGCAGATGCTTTTAGCAAGCCACTTTTCCGGAACACAGTTGCCTGCCTCCAGTCCGTTTCTAAGTTCAAACCTTAAAAAAAGACTTAAGATGTTACAAAAACCTAAAACCAAATTCGGGTATGCGCGAAGAATATTTGCATTGCCGGTTTTATTTACCATAGCTTTTGCTTATATGGTAAATGCTGAAAATAAAGAGATTGAAAAGACCAATCTTACGATTGAAAAAACGGTTTCGCAAATTCAAAAAGATACCGTAAGGCCTGGAAAAACAGAACAGGAAAAAATCAATGAGCTAGTGATCATTAATGGTGATCATGAGAAAAAGTTAGCTGAAATTGAAAAAAAGCTCAAAGAAAAAGGAAAGGAACTGCATCAGCTGAAACCTGAAAGTAAGGCTTTTCACAAGAAAATTGAAGAAATAAATTCGCTGGCTGAAGAAATAGGAAGTATAGCAGCTATTAATGCTGAGAGAAAGGGTAATAGCTATTTCAAGTCTGATGAATGGAAAAACAGAGTACAGGAGCTTGAAAAGATAGGTGTTGAGATGCCTGACCTTTCCAATCTGGATGTAGACGTCGATTTCCCGGAACCTCCGGCAGCGCCGGGTGCACCAGGTACGCCGCCGGCTCCTCCTGCAGCACCAAGGAGCCCTAAAGTCATTTATTTTAAAAACAATACAGTACACTATAAGGATTTAAGCCCAAAAGAGAAAGATGAAGTACGGCAGGCTTTAAAGGATGCCAGAAAAGCGATAAAAGAGAGTGAAAAGGCCAGAAGGGAAAGTGATAAGATGAGAATAACAGCGGATAGAGCGAGATTTGAAAGTGAGAAGGTAAGGATTGATGTAGACAAAATAAGAAAGGAGGCTGAAAAAGCCGCCAGAACAGAAGCGGGAAAAATAGCTTCAGAAAGTATGAAAAACTTTAAAGAAACCAGCTTTATCACTTCGAACAGCTCACCTAAAGTAATGGTCATGCAGGCCGATTACATTAAAAGAGACGGAAAGGGAAATATTTCTCTGAACGGAATAAAAAATTATAAGATGAGCGGCTGGGACAATGCGAAATATTATATTGACGGTAGGGAAGTTTCTAAAGAAGAATTGGACGCTCTAAAGCCTGAAAATATTGCAAGCATGAATGTGATGAAGGAAAATAAAGTAAGAGGTAGCCAGGGTGAAATAAGAATTCAGACAAAGAAATAA
- a CDS encoding BlaI/MecI/CopY family transcriptional regulator — protein MKIQTLTKAEEQVMQYVWKIGKGFLKDVLDLFPEPKPHTNTVSTILKVLKDKEFVDYRVHGRQHEYFPLVSKEQYSGKTMKSLVKNYFKGSYKSAVSFLVEKNEMTVQDLEMLLDELKKKN, from the coding sequence ATGAAAATTCAGACTTTAACCAAAGCAGAAGAACAGGTAATGCAGTACGTATGGAAAATAGGAAAAGGATTTCTGAAAGATGTTCTTGATCTTTTTCCGGAACCTAAACCGCATACCAATACTGTATCTACGATTTTAAAAGTATTAAAGGATAAAGAATTTGTAGACTATCGTGTACATGGCAGGCAGCATGAGTATTTTCCGCTGGTTTCAAAAGAGCAGTACTCCGGAAAGACGATGAAAAGCCTTGTGAAAAATTATTTTAAAGGTTCTTATAAAAGCGCCGTTTCATTTCTTGTGGAAAAAAATGAAATGACTGTGCAAGATCTGGAGATGCTATTGGACGAACTTAAAAAGAAAAACTAA
- a CDS encoding GNAT family N-acetyltransferase, with the protein MNYTIKKASLEDLDETAELFNLYRIFYRQESDLERGKVFLKERFLNGESDIFLAVADGRAVGFVQLYKLFHYTKLQKQWLLSDLFVHPDYRGKGLSVALIDRSKQWCEETGACGLMLETEKTNAIGNTLYPRCGFEYDGLHNYYHWWK; encoded by the coding sequence ATGAATTACACGATTAAAAAAGCAAGTCTTGAAGATCTTGATGAAACGGCAGAACTCTTCAATCTTTACCGTATTTTTTACAGACAGGAATCAGATTTGGAGAGAGGAAAAGTATTTTTAAAAGAAAGATTTTTAAACGGTGAATCAGATATATTTCTTGCTGTGGCTGATGGCAGGGCGGTAGGATTTGTGCAGCTTTATAAACTGTTTCATTATACCAAACTGCAGAAGCAATGGTTATTAAGTGATTTGTTTGTGCACCCGGATTATAGAGGAAAAGGGCTTTCTGTAGCCTTAATTGACCGAAGCAAGCAATGGTGTGAAGAGACAGGAGCCTGCGGACTGATGCTTGAAACAGAGAAGACCAACGCTATTGGAAATACGCTTTATCCCCGTTGTGGATTTGAGTATGACGGGCTGCATAACTATTATCATTGGTGGAAATAA
- a CDS encoding 2OG-Fe(II) oxygenase: MTDIIQRIKSADWPDITETMHQKGYVVISSLLSDHECEILRSSYEDSGLYRKTVVMARHRFGLGEYKYYDYPLPGLIQTLRTHMYPYLAPIANAWFKALHIDLSFPPEHPDFLQQCHTNGQQKATALILKYGEGGFNTLHQDLYGDVYFPIQAVCLLSEPDKDFTGGEFVLTQQIPRAQSKAIVLKPKKGDVLIFTTHFKPEKGMKGYYRVNMKHGVSEVKTGNRYALGIIFHDATY; encoded by the coding sequence ATGACAGATATTATTCAGAGAATTAAAAGTGCAGACTGGCCCGATATCACAGAAACGATGCATCAGAAAGGATACGTTGTCATTTCCAGTTTGCTGTCGGATCATGAATGCGAAATATTAAGATCAAGTTATGAGGATTCTGGCCTGTACCGGAAAACAGTTGTCATGGCCCGCCACCGCTTTGGCCTGGGCGAATACAAATATTATGACTATCCATTGCCGGGGCTGATTCAGACCTTACGAACCCATATGTATCCTTATCTGGCACCCATTGCCAATGCCTGGTTTAAGGCTTTACATATTGATCTTTCTTTTCCACCGGAACATCCGGATTTTTTACAACAATGCCATACCAATGGCCAGCAAAAGGCAACCGCTTTGATTCTGAAATATGGAGAAGGGGGTTTCAATACATTACATCAGGATTTATATGGTGATGTCTATTTTCCTATTCAGGCTGTATGCCTGCTCAGCGAACCGGATAAAGACTTTACAGGCGGAGAATTTGTTCTTACTCAGCAGATCCCGAGAGCTCAGTCAAAGGCTATTGTTTTAAAGCCAAAGAAAGGCGATGTGCTTATTTTCACTACCCACTTTAAACCTGAAAAAGGAATGAAAGGATATTACAGGGTTAATATGAAACATGGTGTAAGTGAAGTAAAAACCGGAAACCGTTACGCTTTAGGAATTATTTTTCATGATGCTACCTATTAG
- a CDS encoding Ada metal-binding domain-containing protein — protein sequence MIHHSQLSDAELRSKIHSQEIHFGGNKKLKIYGLLGCNAGKRMKRENRIFFISEQEAVLNNYRPCGLCMKEKYKKWKINSF from the coding sequence ATGATCCATCATTCTCAACTATCAGATGCTGAGCTGCGGAGCAAGATCCACAGTCAAGAAATTCATTTTGGCGGAAATAAAAAACTGAAGATCTATGGATTGCTCGGCTGCAATGCAGGCAAAAGAATGAAAAGAGAAAACAGGATTTTCTTTATCTCCGAACAAGAGGCAGTCCTAAACAATTACCGCCCATGTGGGTTATGCATGAAAGAAAAATATAAAAAATGGAAAATAAATTCTTTTTGA
- a CDS encoding L-threonylcarbamoyladenylate synthase, protein MAKILKIYPDNPQENLVNEVIKTLNNGGLIIYPSDTVYALGCNIFDIKAMEKLAQLKKLKLEKAKFSIICNDLSHLSDFTRPIETSVFRFLKSHLPGPFTFILEANKSLPLAYKGHKTIGIRVPDHPIPQLIVEKLGHPIASTSIKDDDEIIEYSTDPELIAEKYDHLVDIVIDSGYGDNVASTIVDLTSGEPEIIRQGKGIV, encoded by the coding sequence ATGGCAAAGATATTAAAAATTTACCCGGATAACCCTCAGGAAAATCTTGTTAATGAGGTTATTAAAACACTCAATAATGGTGGGCTGATCATCTATCCTTCAGATACCGTTTATGCACTAGGCTGCAATATTTTTGATATAAAAGCCATGGAAAAGCTGGCTCAATTGAAAAAATTAAAGCTGGAAAAGGCCAAATTCTCCATTATCTGTAATGATCTCAGTCACCTTTCCGACTTTACAAGACCTATTGAAACTTCAGTATTCAGATTTCTGAAAAGCCATCTTCCGGGGCCTTTTACCTTTATCCTTGAAGCTAATAAAAGCTTGCCTTTAGCCTATAAAGGCCATAAAACAATTGGTATCCGCGTTCCGGACCACCCGATTCCCCAGCTTATTGTAGAAAAATTGGGACACCCTATCGCATCAACTTCCATTAAAGATGATGATGAGATCATTGAATATTCCACAGATCCCGAGCTGATTGCTGAAAAATATGACCATCTTGTCGATATTGTAATTGATTCAGGATACGGGGATAATGTAGCCTCCACCATTGTAGATCTTACTTCAGGAGAACCGGAAATTATCCGCCAGGGAAAAGGGATTGTTTAG
- a CDS encoding type II CAAX endopeptidase family protein, which translates to MRIMGVNGKYSIGIVLTFVLLAAVMLYIFPVINRIKGIQGITSSSFFFSRLAIWFVLLTVFLYSFFIEKNPFLLKEERKYSLSFYVKAVICLYLICAVGGAFLNALIQLLIQEKTSGKLLQLTSVFKNNYFLIIFTCFTAGAVEEFLMRGYIQPRIENIYNSPLLGILVSAILFGILHSPYGTIGQVVVPFFIGVVFAMFYRLYSNIKIIIICHFMIDFVSLMIMNFLDIKHLSAF; encoded by the coding sequence ATGAGAATTATGGGGGTTAATGGGAAGTATTCTATAGGAATTGTACTCACTTTTGTGCTTTTGGCAGCGGTTATGCTTTATATTTTCCCTGTAATCAACAGGATTAAAGGAATACAAGGTATTACATCAAGCAGTTTTTTCTTCAGCAGACTTGCCATATGGTTTGTTTTACTCACCGTATTTCTGTACAGCTTCTTTATTGAAAAAAATCCTTTTTTACTGAAAGAAGAGAGAAAGTATTCTTTGAGCTTCTATGTAAAGGCCGTCATCTGCCTGTATCTGATTTGTGCGGTCGGCGGGGCATTTCTGAATGCACTGATCCAGCTTTTGATCCAGGAAAAAACGAGTGGTAAACTGCTTCAGCTCACTTCAGTTTTTAAAAATAACTATTTTTTAATTATTTTTACATGCTTTACGGCCGGTGCTGTGGAAGAATTTCTGATGCGGGGTTATATACAGCCCAGAATAGAGAATATCTATAACAGTCCTCTTTTGGGGATACTCGTCTCGGCCATTCTGTTCGGGATCCTGCACAGCCCTTACGGAACAATAGGTCAGGTCGTTGTACCTTTCTTTATTGGAGTCGTTTTTGCTATGTTTTATCGACTATATTCAAATATTAAAATTATAATCATCTGTCATTTTATGATTGACTTTGTGTCTCTGATGATCATGAATTTTTTAGATATCAAACATTTATCTGCATTTTAA
- the yaaA gene encoding peroxide stress protein YaaA — protein sequence MKIVTSPAKLMNVENSTELLKSTTPKFIEDAAFIQTYLKEKSPKYLSELMEISPKLADENWERNQNWKSKPTAKESAPALFAFTGEVYRGLDAKTLDKAAVDYLQKNHRMLSGLYGLLKPSDKVMLYRLEMGRPFKFDQYKNLYEFWREKITEQLNSEMKKGEILLHLASNEYGKVIDRKKLNHQMVDFDFYELKDGKLKTIVVYTKHARGLVVRFCAETNAKTLDDVKAFNYEGYRIDEDKSTDTKLVFTR from the coding sequence ATGAAAATTGTAACATCACCTGCCAAATTAATGAACGTAGAAAACTCAACAGAACTGTTGAAATCCACTACCCCAAAATTCATTGAAGATGCAGCATTTATACAAACTTACTTAAAAGAAAAGTCTCCCAAATACCTCTCCGAACTGATGGAGATATCGCCTAAACTGGCTGATGAAAACTGGGAAAGAAACCAAAACTGGAAATCAAAACCCACTGCCAAAGAGTCTGCTCCCGCCCTATTCGCCTTTACCGGAGAAGTGTACAGGGGATTGGATGCTAAAACGCTGGATAAAGCAGCTGTAGATTATCTTCAGAAAAACCACAGAATGCTTTCCGGGCTGTACGGCCTTTTGAAACCTTCTGATAAAGTAATGCTTTACAGGCTGGAAATGGGGCGCCCTTTTAAATTCGATCAATATAAAAATCTCTATGAATTCTGGAGGGAGAAGATTACGGAACAGCTGAATTCTGAGATGAAAAAGGGAGAAATCCTGCTTCACCTTGCCAGCAATGAATACGGAAAAGTAATCGACAGAAAAAAATTAAATCACCAGATGGTTGATTTCGATTTTTACGAATTAAAAGACGGAAAATTAAAAACAATTGTAGTTTATACTAAACATGCCAGAGGACTTGTTGTACGATTCTGTGCCGAGACCAATGCTAAAACACTGGACGATGTAAAAGCCTTCAACTATGAAGGTTACAGGATTGATGAGGATAAATCGACAGATACAAAACTGGTTTTTACAAGATAG
- the prmC gene encoding peptide chain release factor N(5)-glutamine methyltransferase codes for MTISAFKKHFKTALSDLYTESESVFLSSLLIQKIAGFDRFQQRRFSEQELLTDDEQQLYGFISELKTGRPYQQILGETEFYGMRFLVDEHVLIPRPETEELLEIAIREIQSLAVNIEGLKILDIGTGSGVIPLVLKKHFPKAEVSSVDFSEKALETARRNAAYHHLEVHFIHADYLQFEPAETYDIIISNPPYIGIDEEIDIADSVKEFEPKMALFSPTSDALVFYRKIAEDCKVHLKDNGLLFLEINQKLGPETLALYSDFCDAQLLKDLSENERFIYGRK; via the coding sequence ATGACAATCTCAGCATTCAAAAAACATTTCAAAACAGCACTTTCTGACCTTTATACTGAGTCGGAAAGTGTTTTCTTATCTTCGCTGCTGATACAGAAAATAGCAGGCTTTGACCGTTTTCAGCAAAGAAGGTTTTCCGAGCAGGAGCTTTTAACAGATGACGAACAACAACTTTACGGTTTTATTTCGGAATTGAAGACAGGCAGGCCTTATCAGCAGATCCTGGGAGAAACTGAATTTTACGGAATGAGATTCCTGGTGGATGAACATGTTCTGATCCCGCGTCCTGAAACTGAAGAGTTACTGGAAATAGCCATCCGGGAAATTCAAAGTTTGGCGGTTAATATTGAGGGGTTAAAGATTCTGGATATCGGAACGGGAAGCGGTGTAATCCCACTGGTACTGAAAAAGCACTTTCCGAAAGCTGAAGTTTCATCTGTAGATTTTTCTGAAAAAGCTTTGGAAACAGCCCGACGAAATGCTGCTTACCACCATCTGGAAGTTCATTTCATTCATGCTGACTATCTTCAGTTTGAACCGGCTGAAACTTACGATATCATTATTTCAAATCCTCCTTATATAGGCATTGATGAAGAAATTGACATTGCGGATTCTGTAAAAGAATTTGAACCTAAAATGGCCCTTTTCTCCCCCACTTCCGATGCCCTGGTCTTTTACAGAAAGATTGCAGAAGACTGTAAGGTGCATCTGAAAGATAACGGACTTTTATTTTTGGAAATCAATCAGAAATTAGGTCCTGAAACGTTAGCGCTATATTCTGATTTCTGTGATGCTCAATTGCTGAAGGATTTATCTGAGAATGAAAGGTTTATCTATGGAAGAAAATAA
- a CDS encoding DUF4180 domain-containing protein yields the protein MLIKSHHINNIKIAEVISDDMIIQSVQDGLDILGDIYYQGFDKVILYEKNITPGFFDLKTKIAGEILQKFSNYRIGLAIVGDFSKYKSKSMKDFIFESNTTKHINFVEMLEAALENFSK from the coding sequence ATGTTAATCAAATCGCACCACATCAACAATATCAAAATTGCGGAAGTCATTTCCGATGATATGATCATTCAGTCTGTTCAGGATGGGCTGGATATTCTGGGAGATATTTATTATCAGGGATTTGACAAGGTAATTCTTTATGAGAAAAATATAACTCCCGGTTTTTTCGATCTGAAAACAAAAATAGCAGGCGAAATACTGCAAAAATTCTCAAACTACCGCATCGGGCTGGCAATTGTAGGAGATTTCAGCAAATATAAAAGTAAAAGCATGAAAGATTTCATCTTTGAAAGCAATACAACGAAGCATATCAATTTTGTTGAGATGCTGGAGGCTGCTTTGGAAAACTTTTCCAAATAG